From Stigmatopora nigra isolate UIUO_SnigA chromosome 5, RoL_Snig_1.1, whole genome shotgun sequence, a single genomic window includes:
- the cherp gene encoding calcium homeostasis endoplasmic reticulum protein isoform X1: METPTPPEDQELRNVIDKLAQFVARNGPEFEKMTMDKQKDNPKFSFLFGGDYFSYYKCKLTLAQQQHAPTREGEEFKSQELYNPGALDVGDIPPPPTATAVAPSSASTPGMDDVIQQSLWNLQHQEQHLHTLRQEQVSAAIAAAAERQLEKLMSETNLDVVEMDNLLQPIIEMCTKDAISAGKNWMFNNAKTPQHCELMTSHLRNRITSEEAHFELRLHLIYLTNDVLHHCQRKQQKDLLAALQKVVVPIYCTSFLAVEEEKQQKITRLLQLWEKNGYFDEETIQQLQNPALGLGQYQASLITEYAGVVQPIQLAFQQQVQVLKTQHEEFVASLKKKPPPTSEAEKNAGSAPPTGEGKATSSGGPPGDFDDAPSRSQDTSGSSGNSGGASDLPPKPAWYDSQRMGPWNPNQPPPFDPNQPPPPCPPWNSHEGMWNEQRESGGWSGGPPREGGPWSGPDQGPPSWNSYDQQPPWGNQPEQPPWGQREPPFPPRMQRPPHFRGPYPPHQQQQQPPLPPPPPFNQPPPHSFGRFPSRFMQDDFPPRHHHYERSPFTPHGFDYSQGDFPRDMPGPPPPPHHSNPRHPPSGMGGDHPPWGGSQQHPDYGPPPPPPHGFNGHSPHVRQRQQQQPPPVPVQDDPSLVPNVPYFDLPAGLMAPLVKLEDYDYKALEPKDIRLPPPMPPSERLLAAVEAFYSPPSHDRPRNSEGWEQNGLYEFFRAKMRARRKKGQDKRNSGRTGSHSRSRSGSRGRSSSSPPSSSRSSKSRSRSRSGSGSRSSRSRSRSRSYSRSRFESRSSLFPVHPRQTRPSTHGRSRSGSASSRSGSRSRSRSRSPSRRRRGHRSRSPSPPSTSSAEATSSASKGPNDPRLGEENKGHQLLMKMGWSGSGGLGAKEQGIQDPIKGGDIRDKWDQYKGVGVSLDDPYENYRRNKSFNFVARMKAREEVNREPQEAPPPAE, encoded by the exons ATGGAGACCCCCACGCCTCCAGAAG ATCAAGAACTCCGCAACGTGATCGACAAGCTGGCCCAGTTTGTGGCCCGCAACGGTCCCGAGTTTGAGAAGATGACCATGGACAAGCAGAAGGACAATCCCAAGTTCTCCTTCCTGTTTGGCGGCGACTACTTCAGCTACTACAAATGCAAGCTAACTCTGGCCCAGCAACAAC ATGCCCCAACCCGTGAAGGGGAGGAGTTTAAATcccaag AGCTCTACAACCCGGGCGCTTTGGACGTGGGGGACATCCCGCCGCCTCCAACGGCTACGGCGGTGGCGCCAAGCTCCGCCTCCACGCCGGGCATGGATGATGTCATCCAGCAGAGTCTGTGGAATCTGCAGCATCAGGAGCAGCACCTCCACACGCTTCGACAG GAACAAGTGAGCGCGGCCATCGCGGCGGCGGCCGAGCGTCAGCTGGAGAAGTTGATGTCGGAAACCAACCTGGACGTCGTGGAGATGGACAACCTGCTCCAGCCCATCATCGAGATGTGCACCAAAGACGCCATTTCG GCCGGCAAGAACTGGATGTTCAACAACGCCAAGACGCCGCAGCACTGCGAGCTGATGACGTCGCACCTTCGCAACCGCATCACCTCCGAGGAAGCGCATTTTGAGCTCCGCCTACACCTCATCTACCTGACCAACGACGTTCTGCATCACTG CCAACGCAAGCAGCAGAAGGACCTTTTGGCGGCTCTGCAAAAGGTGGTGGTCCCCATCTACTGCACCAGTTTTCTGGCcgtggaggaggagaagcagcagAAGATCACCAGG TTGTTGCAACTCTGGGAGAAGAACGGCTACTTTGACGAGGAGACCATTCAACAGCTACAGAATCCCGCCCTCGGTCTGGGCCAGTATCAG GCCTCACTGATCACCGAGTACGCCGGCGTGGTCCAGCCCATCCAGCTGGCCTTCCAGCAGCAGGTCCAAGTCCTCAAAACCCAGCACGAAGAATTCGTGGCCAGCCTGAAGAAGAAGCCGCCGCCCACCTCCGAGGCCGAAAAAAATGCCGGCTCCGCCCCGccgacag GCGAAGGCAAGGCCACCTCGTCGGGCGGTCCACCGGGGGACTTTGACGACGCCCCTTCCAGAAGCCAGGACACCTCGGGCAGCTCGGGCAACTCGGGCGGGGCCTCGGATCTCCCCCCGAAGCCCGCCTGGTACGACTCCCAGCGCATGGGCCCGTGGAACCCCAACCAACCG CCGCCCTTCGACCCCAACCAGCCGCCCCCGCCTTGCCCGCCCTGGAACAGCCACGAGGGCATGTGGAACGAGCAACGGGAGTCGGGCGGCTGGAGCGGGGGTCCCCCCCGGGAAGGGGGCCCCTGGAGCGGCCCCGACCAGGGCCCCCCGTCCTGGAACTCTTACGATCAGCAGCCGCCGTGGGGGAACCAGCCGGAGCAGCCCCCCTGGGGCCAGAGGGAGCCGCCCTTCCCGCCCCGCATGCAG AGGCCGCCCCACTTCCGAGGGCCCTACCCGCcccaccagcagcagcagcagccgccattgccgccgccgccgcctttcAACCAGCCGCCGCCGCACTCGTTTGGCCGCTTCCCGTCACGCTTCATGCAGGACGACTTCCCCCCGCGCCACCACCACTACGAGCGCTCGCCCTTCACGCCGCATGGTTTCGACTACTCGCAGGGCGACTTCCCCAGAG ACATGCCCGGACCACCCCCGCCGCCGCACCACTCCAACCCGAGGCACCCTCCCTCGGGCATGGGCGGCGACCACCCTCCCTGGGGCGGCTCCCAGCAGCACCCGGACTACgggcccccgccgccgcccccgcacGGCTTCAACGGCCACTCGCCGCACGTGCGCcagcggcagcagcagcagccgccGCCCGTGCCGGTGCAGGACGACCCCAGCCTGGTGCCCAACGTTCCCTACTTTGACCTCCCCGCCGGCCTGATGGCGCCGCTGGTGAAG CTGGAGGACTACGACTACAAAGCGCTGGAGCCCAAAGACATCCGTCTGCCGCCGCCCATGCCGCCCAGCGAACGTCTGCTGGCCGCCGTGGAGGCCTTCTACAGCCCCCCCTCCCACGACCGACCCCGCAACAG TGAAGGTTGGGAACAGAACGGCCTGTACGAGTTTTTCCGCGCCAAGATGAGAGCGCGAAGGAAAAAGGGCCAAGACAAGCGCAACAG TGGGCGCACCGGCAGCCATTCCAGAAGTCGCTCGGGCAGCCGGGGGAgatcgtcgtcgtcgccgccgtccAGTTCCCGCTCCTCCAAGTCCCGGTCCCGCTCCCGATCTGGCTCCGGCTCCCGCTCGTCCCGCTCCCGAAGCCGCTCGCGATCCTACTCCCGTTCCAGGTTCGAATCCCGCTCGTCCCTTTTCCCCGTCCACCCACGCCAAACCCGTCCGTCCACCCACGGCAGGTCGAGAAGCGGATCCGCCTCTTCCCGAAGCGGCTCTCGCTCCAGGTCGCGCTCGCGTTCGCCCTCCAGGAGACGGCGTGGTCATAGGTCACGCAGCCCTTCGCCACC TTCCACGTCGTCTGCAGAGGCCACTTCCTCCGCCTCCAAAGGTCCCAACGACCCCCGCCTGGGCGAGGAGAACAAAGGACACCAACTTCTCATGAAGATGG GTTGGAGTGGCTCGGGCGGATTGGGCGCCAAGGAACAGGGCATCCAAGACCCCATCAAAGGCGGCGACATCCGTGACAAGTGGGACCAGTATAAGGGCGTGGGGGTCTCCCTGGACGACCCCTACGAGAACTACCGCAGGAACAAGAGCTTCAACTTTGTGGCGCGCATGAAGGCACGGGAGGAAG TGAACCGGGAACCTCAAGAGGCTCCTCCTCCCGCCGAGTAA
- the cherp gene encoding calcium homeostasis endoplasmic reticulum protein isoform X2 produces the protein METPTPPEDQELRNVIDKLAQFVARNGPEFEKMTMDKQKDNPKFSFLFGGDYFSYYKCKLTLAQQQHAPTREGEEFKSQELYNPGALDVGDIPPPPTATAVAPSSASTPGMDDVIQQSLWNLQHQEQHLHTLRQEQVSAAIAAAAERQLEKLMSETNLDVVEMDNLLQPIIEMCTKDAISAGKNWMFNNAKTPQHCELMTSHLRNRITSEEAHFELRLHLIYLTNDVLHHCQRKQQKDLLAALQKVVVPIYCTSFLAVEEEKQQKITRLLQLWEKNGYFDEETIQQLQNPALGLGQYQASLITEYAGVVQPIQLAFQQQVQVLKTQHEEFVASLKKKPPPTSEAEKNAGSAPPTGEGKATSSGGPPGDFDDAPSRSQDTSGSSGNSGGASDLPPKPAWYDSQRMGPWNPNQPPPFDPNQPPPPCPPWNSHEGMWNEQRESGGWSGGPPREGGPWSGPDQGPPSWNSYDQQPPWGNQPEQPPWGQREPPFPPRMQRPPHFRGPYPPHQQQQQPPLPPPPPFNQPPPHSFGRFPSRFMQDDFPPRHHHYERSPFTPHGFDYSQGDFPRDMPGPPPPPHHSNPRHPPSGMGGDHPPWGGSQQHPDYGPPPPPPHGFNGHSPHVRQRQQQQPPPVPVQDDPSLVPNVPYFDLPAGLMAPLVKLEDYDYKALEPKDIRLPPPMPPSERLLAAVEAFYSPPSHDRPRNSEGWEQNGLYEFFRAKMRARRKKGQDKRNSSGRTGSHSRSRSGSRGRSSSSPPSSSRSSKSRSRSRSGSGSRSSRSRSRSRSYSRSRSRSGSASSRSGSRSRSRSRSPSRRRRGHRSRSPSPPSTSSAEATSSASKGPNDPRLGEENKGHQLLMKMGEPMRSNWPKQATYLRPRLTSAILSPQVGVARADWAPRNRASKTPSKAATSVTSGTSIRAWGSPWTTPTRTTAGTRASTLWRA, from the exons ATGGAGACCCCCACGCCTCCAGAAG ATCAAGAACTCCGCAACGTGATCGACAAGCTGGCCCAGTTTGTGGCCCGCAACGGTCCCGAGTTTGAGAAGATGACCATGGACAAGCAGAAGGACAATCCCAAGTTCTCCTTCCTGTTTGGCGGCGACTACTTCAGCTACTACAAATGCAAGCTAACTCTGGCCCAGCAACAAC ATGCCCCAACCCGTGAAGGGGAGGAGTTTAAATcccaag AGCTCTACAACCCGGGCGCTTTGGACGTGGGGGACATCCCGCCGCCTCCAACGGCTACGGCGGTGGCGCCAAGCTCCGCCTCCACGCCGGGCATGGATGATGTCATCCAGCAGAGTCTGTGGAATCTGCAGCATCAGGAGCAGCACCTCCACACGCTTCGACAG GAACAAGTGAGCGCGGCCATCGCGGCGGCGGCCGAGCGTCAGCTGGAGAAGTTGATGTCGGAAACCAACCTGGACGTCGTGGAGATGGACAACCTGCTCCAGCCCATCATCGAGATGTGCACCAAAGACGCCATTTCG GCCGGCAAGAACTGGATGTTCAACAACGCCAAGACGCCGCAGCACTGCGAGCTGATGACGTCGCACCTTCGCAACCGCATCACCTCCGAGGAAGCGCATTTTGAGCTCCGCCTACACCTCATCTACCTGACCAACGACGTTCTGCATCACTG CCAACGCAAGCAGCAGAAGGACCTTTTGGCGGCTCTGCAAAAGGTGGTGGTCCCCATCTACTGCACCAGTTTTCTGGCcgtggaggaggagaagcagcagAAGATCACCAGG TTGTTGCAACTCTGGGAGAAGAACGGCTACTTTGACGAGGAGACCATTCAACAGCTACAGAATCCCGCCCTCGGTCTGGGCCAGTATCAG GCCTCACTGATCACCGAGTACGCCGGCGTGGTCCAGCCCATCCAGCTGGCCTTCCAGCAGCAGGTCCAAGTCCTCAAAACCCAGCACGAAGAATTCGTGGCCAGCCTGAAGAAGAAGCCGCCGCCCACCTCCGAGGCCGAAAAAAATGCCGGCTCCGCCCCGccgacag GCGAAGGCAAGGCCACCTCGTCGGGCGGTCCACCGGGGGACTTTGACGACGCCCCTTCCAGAAGCCAGGACACCTCGGGCAGCTCGGGCAACTCGGGCGGGGCCTCGGATCTCCCCCCGAAGCCCGCCTGGTACGACTCCCAGCGCATGGGCCCGTGGAACCCCAACCAACCG CCGCCCTTCGACCCCAACCAGCCGCCCCCGCCTTGCCCGCCCTGGAACAGCCACGAGGGCATGTGGAACGAGCAACGGGAGTCGGGCGGCTGGAGCGGGGGTCCCCCCCGGGAAGGGGGCCCCTGGAGCGGCCCCGACCAGGGCCCCCCGTCCTGGAACTCTTACGATCAGCAGCCGCCGTGGGGGAACCAGCCGGAGCAGCCCCCCTGGGGCCAGAGGGAGCCGCCCTTCCCGCCCCGCATGCAG AGGCCGCCCCACTTCCGAGGGCCCTACCCGCcccaccagcagcagcagcagccgccattgccgccgccgccgcctttcAACCAGCCGCCGCCGCACTCGTTTGGCCGCTTCCCGTCACGCTTCATGCAGGACGACTTCCCCCCGCGCCACCACCACTACGAGCGCTCGCCCTTCACGCCGCATGGTTTCGACTACTCGCAGGGCGACTTCCCCAGAG ACATGCCCGGACCACCCCCGCCGCCGCACCACTCCAACCCGAGGCACCCTCCCTCGGGCATGGGCGGCGACCACCCTCCCTGGGGCGGCTCCCAGCAGCACCCGGACTACgggcccccgccgccgcccccgcacGGCTTCAACGGCCACTCGCCGCACGTGCGCcagcggcagcagcagcagccgccGCCCGTGCCGGTGCAGGACGACCCCAGCCTGGTGCCCAACGTTCCCTACTTTGACCTCCCCGCCGGCCTGATGGCGCCGCTGGTGAAG CTGGAGGACTACGACTACAAAGCGCTGGAGCCCAAAGACATCCGTCTGCCGCCGCCCATGCCGCCCAGCGAACGTCTGCTGGCCGCCGTGGAGGCCTTCTACAGCCCCCCCTCCCACGACCGACCCCGCAACAG TGAAGGTTGGGAACAGAACGGCCTGTACGAGTTTTTCCGCGCCAAGATGAGAGCGCGAAGGAAAAAGGGCCAAGACAAGCGCAACAG CAGTGGGCGCACCGGCAGCCATTCCAGAAGTCGCTCGGGCAGCCGGGGGAgatcgtcgtcgtcgccgccgtccAGTTCCCGCTCCTCCAAGTCCCGGTCCCGCTCCCGATCTGGCTCCGGCTCCCGCTCGTCCCGCTCCCGAAGCCGCTCGCGATCCTACTCCCGTTCCAG GTCGAGAAGCGGATCCGCCTCTTCCCGAAGCGGCTCTCGCTCCAGGTCGCGCTCGCGTTCGCCCTCCAGGAGACGGCGTGGTCATAGGTCACGCAGCCCTTCGCCACC TTCCACGTCGTCTGCAGAGGCCACTTCCTCCGCCTCCAAAGGTCCCAACGACCCCCGCCTGGGCGAGGAGAACAAAGGACACCAACTTCTCATGAAGATGGGTGAGCCAATGAGGTCAAATTGGCCCAAGCAGGCAACATATCTGAGACCTCGGTTAACCAGCGCCATTCTCTCTCCTCAGGTTGGAGTGGCTCGGGCGGATTGGGCGCCAAGGAACAGGGCATCCAAGACCCCATCAAAGGCGGCGACATCCGTGACAAGTGGGACCAGTATAAGGGCGTGGGGGTCTCCCTGGACGACCCCTACGAGAACTACCGCAGGAACAAGAGCTTCAACTTTGTGGCGCGCATGA